One genomic segment of Vagococcus intermedius includes these proteins:
- a CDS encoding PspC domain-containing protein produces MSRKLTKSKNNIVVSGALGGIGEYLRIDPTIIRVIYIIMTFMSAGVPFVLYFLLMLVIPSSPSSDNYQDYGRTKNPYQGFHRYKDNQEFKSEKKMKPRKEAEKVEEDDWSDF; encoded by the coding sequence ATGAGTAGAAAATTAACTAAATCTAAAAATAATATTGTCGTATCAGGTGCTTTAGGTGGTATTGGTGAGTACTTAAGAATTGACCCAACTATTATTCGTGTGATATATATAATTATGACCTTTATGTCTGCGGGCGTACCTTTTGTTTTGTACTTTTTATTGATGTTGGTAATTCCTTCAAGTCCTTCTAGTGACAACTATCAAGATTATGGACGTACTAAGAATCCTTATCAAGGGTTTCATCGTTATAAAGATAATCAGGAATTTAAAAGTGAAAAGAAAATGAAACCAAGAAAAGAAGCAGAGAAGGTTGAAGAGGATGATTGGAGCGATTTTTAA
- a CDS encoding phage holin family protein: MSYFQRLAVNTLSFISLSMLLPNNMFYVRSIVTAIVASVILSVLNTLVKPILHLLSLPITLLTFGLFSFIINGAILSLTANLLGEQSFSFSSFGTAVLVAAIMSFVNSVVINHNMGSKY, encoded by the coding sequence ATGAGTTATTTTCAGAGATTAGCAGTTAATACTTTAAGTTTTATCTCTCTTTCAATGCTTTTACCGAATAATATGTTTTATGTTAGAAGTATTGTAACTGCTATAGTAGCAAGTGTGATTTTATCAGTTTTAAACACGTTGGTTAAGCCTATATTACATTTGTTATCTTTACCAATTACGTTACTTACATTCGGTTTGTTTAGTTTTATAATAAACGGAGCGATACTTAGTTTAACTGCTAATTTATTAGGAGAACAGAGTTTTAGTTTTTCAAGTTTCGGGACAGCTGTTTTAGTTGCTGCTATTATGTCATTTGTTAATTCTGTTGTCATTAACCATAACATGGGAAGCAAGTATTGA